In Kazachstania africana CBS 2517 chromosome 4, complete genome, the following are encoded in one genomic region:
- the SFT1 gene encoding Sft1p (similar to Saccharomyces cerevisiae SFT1 (YKL006C-A); ancestral locus Anc_2.504), which yields MSGSRYSQIEGNNDQKLNNLANKLATFRNINQDINDQAVDQNSVINQISNSFDALSNNIRNSSTRLTRSLQVGNNIWRMVGLALLSFFIVYNILKLF from the exons ATGTCTGGCTCAAGGTACTCCCAAATTGAGGGAAAT AAcgatcaaaaattaaataatttggCCAACAAATTGGCTACATTCAGAAATATAAACCAGGATATAAATGATCAGGCAGTGGACCAAAATTCAGtaatcaatcaaatatctAATTCCTTCGACGCACTTTCGAACAATATAAGAAATTCCTCAACTAGACTCACAAGAAGTTTACAAGTGGGCAACAACATATGGCGAATGGTTGGTCTAGCCCTACTGTCATTTTTTATCGTTTATAATATActtaaattattttaa
- the CAP1 gene encoding Cap1p (similar to Saccharomyces cerevisiae CAP1 (YKL007W); ancestral locus Anc_2.503): MSLNFESIVSDIISDSPAGEIKEIYNDLITIAGENAKQTILEAIEQYNIKNALPIDVNGKSVIISEYNRQGTKYFDPKTSTSFSVDHLNRTGLDIESNDVKLTTSQELIYDSLENYIKSNFPGEVAFGLYPIPEEENKIAIIIFGNKYNQGSFWTGDWKSKYVYDIEEKKLTGSIAVQVHYFEDGNVNFEACEKVDLNDVNDVVESLSQVESKFEKDLDSSFTDLNEKQFKVLRRKLPITRSKVSWGKAIGNYRLGKDAAQGK; this comes from the coding sequence ATGTCGTTAAATTTCGAATCAATTGTATCTGATATCATTTCCGATAGTCCTGCTGGAGAAATTAAGGAGATTTATAATGATTTGATCACAATTGCAGGTGAAAATGCTAAACAAACAATTTTAGAAGCTATTGAACAGTACAACATCAAAAACGCCCTCCCAATTGATGTTAATGGTAAATCTGTTATTATCTCTGAGTATAATAGACAAGGTACGAAATATTTCGATCCAAAGACCTCGACTTCCTTTTCTGTAGATCATTTAAATCGTACAGGTTTAGATATTGAGTCAAATGATGTCAAATTAACAACCTCACAAGAACTTATATATGACTCACTGgaaaattatattaaaTCCAATTTCCCAGGTGAAGTAGCGTTCGGATTATATCCAATTccagaagaagagaatAAGATCGcaattatcatttttggtAACAAGTACAATCAAGGAAGTTTCTGGACAGGTGATTGGAAATCCAAATACGTATATGACATTGaggagaagaaattaacaGGTTCTATTGCTGTTCAAGTTCATTACTTTGAAGACGGAAATGTCAACTTTGAGGCATGTGAGAAAGTCGATCTCAATGATGTCAATGACGTGGTTGAATCACTTTCACAAGTTGAatctaaatttgaaaaagatttagATTCTTCATTCACCGATTTAAATGAGAAGCAATTCAAGGTTTTGAGAAGAAAACTTCCAATTACTAGGTCAAAAGTCAGTTGGGGCAAAGCTATTGGTAACTATAGGTTGGGTAAAGATGCCGCTCAAGGTAAATAG